Proteins from a genomic interval of Sulfurimonas sp. HSL3-2:
- a CDS encoding UDP-2,3-diacylglucosamine diphosphatase, with protein MNYKSIFVSDIHLGTRFSQAEVFLDFLKDTESENLIFVGDIIDGWAIKRKFKWAQSHSDVIQKILRKARKGTKVHYITGNHDEFLRDFIPLFLGDNFEISNEMDYHAQNGKRYLVTHGDFFDSITMTKKWLAILGDIGYDFTLYLNHHLNNIRRLFGIKKHWSLSKYVKDNVKSSVSFITNFEDILSEHAKRQSYDGVICGHIHKAEIKSIDRVEYLNCGDWVESCTAIVEHHDGRFEIIHWLDR; from the coding sequence ATGAACTATAAGTCAATATTTGTATCAGATATCCATCTTGGAACACGTTTCTCTCAGGCTGAAGTTTTTTTGGATTTTTTAAAAGATACGGAATCCGAAAATTTAATCTTTGTCGGTGACATCATCGACGGTTGGGCTATTAAGCGAAAGTTTAAATGGGCGCAGTCGCACTCCGATGTTATTCAAAAAATTCTCCGTAAAGCCAGAAAAGGCACAAAAGTCCACTACATCACAGGCAATCACGACGAGTTTTTAAGAGACTTTATCCCTCTTTTCTTAGGCGATAACTTCGAGATATCAAACGAGATGGACTACCATGCACAAAATGGCAAGCGTTATCTTGTGACGCACGGGGATTTCTTCGACAGTATCACGATGACGAAAAAATGGCTGGCGATACTCGGTGATATAGGCTATGACTTCACGCTTTACTTAAACCACCATCTCAACAACATAAGAAGACTTTTTGGCATCAAGAAACACTGGTCTCTTTCAAAGTATGTGAAGGACAACGTCAAAAGCTCCGTAAGCTTTATAACGAACTTCGAAGATATCCTCAGCGAACATGCAAAACGTCAGAGCTATGACGGTGTCATCTGCGGGCATATTCATAAAGCGGAGATAAAAAGCATAGATAGGGTAGAATACTTAAACTGCGGTGACTGGGTAGAGTCGTGTACGGCAATCGTCGAGCACCATGACGGCAGATTTGAGATCATACATTGGTTGGACAGATGA
- a CDS encoding MFS transporter, producing the protein MNRIFRVNGIIYYTLALFLNAFTDLGHKIIIQNTIFKIYDGSEQIVLTAIVNAMILLPFILLFTPSGYLSDRFAKNVIMKYSALFAVFITLGITVSYYMGWFLSAFFLTFLLALQSALYSPAKYGYIKELVGIKLLTAGNALVQATTTVAILGGIIFYTILFEMNITPSFVNEGDILKMVAPLGWLLVIGSIIEYIFTSRLPNKMMMQSQNIFNIKKYVIGYYLRKNLMIVARKRDIIESIVALSVFWSISQVVLAIFGAYAKDTLQITNTIYVQGAMALAGIGIIAGSVLASKFSKYYVNIGMVPFAGFGLSMMVLLLPFSSSFLEVIVLFMLFGVFAGLFIVPLNAYIQELAPRVHLGTILAGNNFIQNIFMFFFLSVTTVFAYFGMNVEVLFYIMFFVGLIMAVYMLRRHLIMFLWFLFESILGFRYKFKFHGVENIPHEGAILFMGNHISWIDWIIMQFPIKRRVSFMMEKDIYHWRFFHKLWKLGNAIPLSVKASKDAFLEARRRIADGKCVVIFPEGQISYTGEMGEFYRGYELIAGKSEGVIIPYYIGGMWGSVLSRSKKRHNETGGLFKRHITVIYGKPIPLDTKVEEIKIELHRLKEKYEAK; encoded by the coding sequence TTGAATCGAATTTTTAGAGTAAACGGCATCATTTACTACACTCTTGCACTCTTTTTAAATGCCTTTACGGACCTCGGTCATAAGATCATCATCCAAAACACTATCTTTAAGATATATGACGGTAGTGAGCAGATAGTGCTTACCGCCATCGTAAACGCGATGATACTGCTTCCATTCATCCTTCTTTTTACACCATCAGGGTATCTAAGCGACAGATTCGCTAAAAACGTCATCATGAAGTACTCGGCACTCTTTGCTGTTTTCATCACGCTTGGCATAACTGTTTCATACTACATGGGATGGTTTTTGAGCGCATTTTTCCTTACCTTTTTACTTGCACTTCAAAGCGCGCTTTATTCGCCTGCAAAATACGGGTACATAAAAGAGCTTGTCGGCATCAAACTTCTCACGGCCGGTAATGCACTTGTCCAAGCTACGACGACAGTAGCGATCCTTGGCGGGATCATCTTTTACACCATACTTTTTGAGATGAATATCACCCCGTCATTTGTAAATGAAGGGGACATCTTAAAGATGGTCGCACCTCTTGGCTGGCTCTTGGTCATAGGCTCGATCATAGAGTATATCTTTACAAGCAGACTGCCAAACAAGATGATGATGCAGAGCCAAAATATTTTTAATATTAAAAAATATGTAATCGGATATTATCTGAGAAAAAACTTGATGATAGTTGCTAGAAAGCGTGATATCATCGAGTCTATCGTGGCATTGTCCGTCTTTTGGTCTATCTCTCAGGTCGTACTCGCCATCTTTGGAGCGTATGCAAAAGATACCTTGCAGATAACCAATACCATCTACGTTCAAGGTGCTATGGCACTAGCCGGCATCGGCATCATCGCAGGCTCTGTTTTGGCTTCAAAGTTTTCAAAATACTATGTCAATATCGGGATGGTTCCCTTTGCTGGGTTTGGGCTGAGTATGATGGTCCTGCTGCTGCCGTTTAGCTCATCATTTTTAGAAGTAATAGTGCTTTTTATGCTCTTTGGCGTGTTTGCAGGACTTTTCATCGTTCCTCTAAACGCGTACATACAAGAACTTGCTCCACGTGTGCATCTTGGGACCATACTTGCAGGTAACAACTTCATCCAAAATATCTTTATGTTTTTCTTTTTATCGGTCACGACAGTCTTTGCATATTTTGGGATGAATGTGGAAGTCCTCTTTTATATCATGTTCTTTGTCGGTCTTATTATGGCTGTTTATATGCTCCGCCGTCACCTTATCATGTTCTTATGGTTCCTGTTCGAGTCTATCTTGGGATTTCGTTACAAGTTCAAGTTTCATGGAGTCGAGAACATTCCGCATGAAGGCGCGATACTTTTTATGGGGAACCATATAAGCTGGATAGACTGGATCATAATGCAGTTTCCTATCAAAAGGCGCGTGTCGTTTATGATGGAGAAAGATATCTACCATTGGAGGTTTTTTCATAAGCTCTGGAAACTTGGAAATGCCATTCCTCTTTCAGTCAAAGCGAGTAAAGATGCTTTTTTGGAAGCTAGACGCCGTATAGCCGATGGAAAATGTGTCGTTATCTTCCCTGAAGGTCAGATAAGTTACACCGGAGAGATGGGAGAGTTCTATCGCGGGTATGAATTAATCGCAGGTAAAAGTGAAGGTGTTATAATTCCATATTACATCGGCGGTATGTGGGGAAGCGTGCTTTCACGCAGTAAAAAACGACATAATGAGACAGGCGGTCTTTTTAAACGCCATATCACCGTTATATACGGTAAACCGATACCGCTTGACACAAAAGTGGAAGAGATCAAAATAGAGCTGCACAGACTAAAGGAAAAATATGAAGCCAAATAA
- a CDS encoding DUF695 domain-containing protein — protein sequence MREFYTQVEDGDLVKIEVELEAQQMIDEVEFYPWLYTVFIKLKNPLPNGLADEDEEDFLFECKDRLAVKLEDKEKAVYVGSKTTAGWYELYFYLQDPKGIENQTKDILNAFDYKFESNAVKDRKWNLYETSLYPNLLQSHHIQSRQIIDELVEEGDDISKPREVEHYVLFQTASLREKFVASLQEHNLTCKDEFERDAEEYEYGIIIPVVQAVDAETMNKTTDMFMELCTEGHGYYEGWSTSMSDEQN from the coding sequence ATGAGAGAGTTTTATACACAAGTTGAAGATGGCGATTTAGTCAAGATAGAGGTCGAACTTGAAGCACAGCAGATGATAGATGAAGTAGAGTTTTACCCTTGGCTCTACACTGTGTTTATAAAGCTGAAAAATCCTCTGCCTAACGGTCTTGCCGATGAGGATGAAGAGGATTTTCTTTTCGAATGTAAAGACAGACTCGCAGTAAAGCTTGAAGATAAAGAGAAAGCTGTCTATGTCGGTTCTAAAACGACTGCCGGCTGGTACGAACTCTACTTTTACCTGCAAGACCCAAAAGGGATCGAAAATCAGACCAAAGATATCTTAAACGCTTTTGACTACAAGTTTGAGAGCAATGCTGTAAAAGACAGAAAATGGAACCTTTACGAGACAAGCCTTTATCCGAACCTTCTACAGTCTCACCATATACAAAGCCGTCAGATCATAGACGAACTTGTAGAAGAAGGCGATGATATTTCAAAGCCTAGAGAGGTCGAACACTATGTGCTTTTTCAGACTGCATCGCTCAGAGAGAAGTTTGTAGCTTCACTGCAGGAGCACAACCTTACATGTAAGGATGAGTTCGAACGTGATGCCGAGGAGTATGAATACGGCATAATAATACCCGTCGTGCAAGCTGTAGATGCAGAGACAATGAACAAGACGACAGATATGTTTATGGAACTCTGTACAGAAGGTCACGGTTACTATGAGGGTTGGAGTACATCAATGTCGGATGAGCAAAATTGA
- a CDS encoding endonuclease III domain-containing protein, with translation MADNKILQIYKSLYEKYGAQGWWPFINDGGYHPKKYDFPKDENQIFEVCLGSILTQNTTFTSVVKSLQNLNAMECLDYRCIKKMPSKELKTAIRPSGYFNQKAAYILEFIDFFEKLDGRTPSRTELLHVKGVGPETADSILLYAYNEPEFVVDAYTKRMLIHLGLIEESAKYHDIKELMQQEIQKEVKEAKELVVLYQEFHALIVAHAKRCYSKKPYGVGCFLDIISSKKSRD, from the coding sequence ATGGCAGATAACAAGATACTGCAGATATATAAGTCTCTGTACGAAAAGTACGGAGCACAGGGGTGGTGGCCGTTTATCAATGACGGCGGTTACCATCCAAAGAAGTATGACTTTCCAAAAGACGAGAATCAAATCTTTGAAGTCTGTCTTGGCTCCATCCTGACACAAAACACTACCTTTACCTCGGTCGTAAAATCCCTGCAAAATCTCAATGCTATGGAGTGTTTAGACTATAGATGTATCAAGAAGATGCCTTCAAAAGAGCTAAAAACTGCCATACGACCCTCGGGGTATTTCAACCAAAAAGCCGCGTATATACTAGAGTTTATAGATTTTTTTGAAAAGCTGGATGGCAGGACGCCATCGCGCACGGAACTCTTACATGTAAAGGGTGTCGGACCTGAAACGGCTGACTCAATCCTGCTTTATGCCTACAACGAGCCTGAGTTTGTCGTCGATGCCTATACAAAGAGGATGCTCATTCATCTTGGTCTGATAGAAGAGAGTGCAAAATATCACGATATCAAAGAGCTTATGCAGCAAGAGATACAAAAAGAGGTCAAAGAGGCAAAAGAGCTTGTCGTCCTTTATCAAGAGTTTCATGCTCTCATAGTCGCACACGCAAAAAGATGCTACTCCAAAAAGCCTTACGGAGTGGGGTGCTTTTTAGATATAATTTCATCAAAAAAAAGCAGAGATTGA
- a CDS encoding YbhB/YbcL family Raf kinase inhibitor-like protein — MRFLVLVLFLLNISYAGNFTLLSDDLGGQFTIKQVYNGFGCSGENISPELRWKDAPEGTQSFAITMYDPDAPTGSGWWHWIVFNIPKETTSIPANASRLKLLPIGSMESVTSYGVGGFGGACPPRGDRAHRYVITVYALDVDRLDLGIESTPALVGYNLNAHAIQKSSIISYYGR, encoded by the coding sequence ATGCGTTTTTTAGTCTTAGTGTTGTTTCTTTTAAACATCTCATATGCGGGTAATTTCACTCTTTTAAGTGACGATCTAGGTGGTCAGTTTACCATCAAGCAGGTCTATAATGGGTTTGGATGCAGCGGGGAGAACATCTCTCCTGAGCTTCGATGGAAGGATGCGCCTGAAGGGACGCAGAGCTTTGCGATAACTATGTACGACCCTGATGCTCCGACGGGAAGCGGATGGTGGCACTGGATCGTGTTTAACATACCAAAAGAAACGACGAGTATCCCTGCCAATGCAAGCAGATTAAAACTGCTTCCAATCGGTTCAATGGAAAGTGTAACAAGTTATGGGGTCGGCGGTTTCGGCGGTGCTTGTCCTCCTCGCGGAGACAGAGCTCATAGATATGTCATCACGGTCTATGCACTTGATGTCGATAGATTGGATCTAGGTATAGAATCTACTCCGGCACTAGTAGGGTACAACCTAAACGCTCACGCAATACAAAAGAGTTCTATTATCTCCTACTATGGCAGATAA
- a CDS encoding dicarboxylate/amino acid:cation symporter encodes MIKKIKKHATTNKLVIVGILLGVLFGSFLPELALKQKLIGTAFIYFLKMLVVPLVFASVYTAILGLGSLEHLKRMGLKTIGLYLFTTALAALAAIVAMNIFQIGERVSHEGLQYAQAAQIAPFSFSSMILSFIPVNIFKALGEGSMMQIIVFAILFGVASLYLKKEQQQPMFDFFTAVSNVMLKMAEWVILLTPIGVFSLISYVIADQGIEVVAGLWKYLLMVIGVILFHGVVTLPAVLAFFGRVNPYRYLSDVREASIMAFSTASSAATLPISMRVVEEDGEVDAKTASFVLPLGATVSMDGTAAYLSVAVLYIANMAGATLSFGDQLLLGITVVALSVGVAALPSASLVMMVVILNQLGLPVEYMALIIAVDRILDMCRTSLNVTSDLVVAKVIDQYEKRDKL; translated from the coding sequence ATGATAAAAAAGATAAAGAAACATGCTACTACAAACAAGCTGGTGATAGTCGGGATACTCTTAGGGGTGTTGTTTGGTTCTTTCCTTCCTGAACTGGCATTAAAGCAAAAGCTTATAGGAACGGCATTCATCTACTTTTTAAAGATGCTGGTTGTCCCGCTTGTGTTCGCCAGCGTCTACACTGCGATCTTAGGACTTGGTTCGCTTGAACATCTTAAGAGAATGGGTCTTAAAACCATAGGTCTTTATCTTTTTACTACTGCTTTGGCTGCTTTGGCAGCAATCGTAGCTATGAACATCTTTCAGATCGGCGAAAGAGTGAGTCATGAAGGGCTGCAGTATGCCCAAGCTGCTCAGATAGCACCATTTTCATTTTCATCCATGATCCTCAGTTTTATCCCCGTAAATATCTTTAAAGCGCTCGGTGAAGGCTCGATGATGCAGATCATCGTCTTTGCCATCCTTTTTGGAGTGGCATCGCTATACTTGAAAAAAGAACAACAGCAACCAATGTTTGATTTCTTTACGGCTGTCAGCAATGTGATGCTGAAAATGGCCGAGTGGGTCATACTACTTACTCCTATCGGTGTCTTCAGTCTCATATCGTATGTCATTGCAGACCAAGGTATAGAGGTCGTTGCAGGTTTGTGGAAATATCTGCTTATGGTCATCGGAGTGATCCTTTTTCACGGAGTCGTCACACTGCCTGCCGTGCTTGCGTTCTTTGGAAGAGTCAATCCCTATCGCTATCTCTCAGACGTTCGAGAAGCGAGTATCATGGCATTTTCTACCGCTTCTTCTGCAGCTACGCTTCCTATCTCTATGCGTGTCGTAGAAGAGGACGGAGAGGTCGATGCAAAGACCGCTTCGTTTGTGCTTCCCTTAGGAGCTACGGTCTCTATGGACGGTACTGCGGCATATCTGAGTGTCGCAGTATTATATATAGCAAATATGGCGGGAGCGACTCTTAGTTTTGGTGATCAGCTTCTGCTTGGTATCACGGTAGTGGCACTTAGTGTCGGAGTCGCAGCACTTCCCAGCGCTTCACTTGTGATGATGGTCGTGATACTTAACCAGTTAGGACTGCCTGTAGAGTATATGGCACTTATTATCGCGGTAGACCGCATACTTGATATGTGTCGCACCTCACTCAACGTGACTTCAGACCTGGTAGTCGCCAAGGTCATAGACCAGTATGAAAAAAGAGATAAACTATAG
- the nspC gene encoding carboxynorspermidine decarboxylase, with the protein MNIETMKTPCYVCEEQLLENNLKLLDRVQKESGAKVILALKGFAMWSTFDLVSKYLYGCTSSGLHEAKLAYEEFKKFDASKEVHTYSPAFKDEDIDEIAKISDHIVFNSPSQLMRFKDRVLEINPNISISIRINPEFSSSPADMYNPCGLYSRLGTTLANFDESVLEHIDGLNFHALCEQNVDALEGVLEAFEEKFGKYIDGMKYINFGGGHHITRKDYDVERLIEVIKAFKARHNVEVYLEPGEAVGWQTGYLVATVLDIVHNGMDVAILDTSAEAHMPDTLAMPYRADVRFSGEAGEKKHTYRFGGNTCLAGDIMGDYSFDEPLHVGQRIIFEDQIHYTFVKNTTFNGIKLPSLAILRKDGRLDIVKEFGYEDYRDRLS; encoded by the coding sequence ATGAATATAGAAACTATGAAGACACCTTGTTATGTGTGTGAAGAACAGCTTTTAGAAAACAATCTTAAACTTCTTGACCGCGTTCAAAAAGAGAGCGGAGCAAAAGTTATATTGGCGCTTAAAGGCTTTGCGATGTGGTCTACGTTTGACCTTGTCAGCAAATACCTTTACGGCTGTACTTCCAGCGGGCTTCACGAGGCTAAACTTGCTTACGAAGAGTTTAAAAAGTTTGATGCAAGCAAAGAGGTACATACATACTCTCCCGCCTTTAAAGATGAAGATATAGACGAGATAGCGAAAATATCGGATCATATCGTCTTTAACTCACCTTCTCAGTTGATGCGTTTTAAAGACAGAGTGTTAGAGATCAATCCAAATATCTCAATTTCTATCCGTATAAATCCAGAGTTTTCGTCATCTCCTGCAGATATGTACAATCCTTGCGGACTTTACAGCCGTCTTGGAACGACACTTGCAAACTTTGATGAGAGTGTTTTAGAGCATATAGACGGCTTGAACTTCCATGCACTTTGCGAGCAGAACGTTGATGCGTTAGAGGGAGTGCTGGAAGCTTTTGAAGAGAAGTTCGGCAAATACATCGACGGTATGAAATATATCAACTTCGGCGGCGGTCACCACATAACTCGTAAGGATTATGATGTAGAACGCCTAATAGAGGTCATAAAAGCGTTTAAAGCAAGACATAACGTAGAGGTCTATCTTGAACCCGGAGAAGCTGTAGGGTGGCAGACGGGCTATCTGGTCGCAACGGTTTTAGATATCGTGCATAACGGTATGGATGTAGCCATCCTTGATACCTCTGCTGAAGCGCATATGCCAGACACGTTAGCGATGCCTTACCGTGCAGATGTCCGTTTCTCAGGTGAAGCGGGAGAGAAGAAACATACATATAGATTCGGCGGAAACACCTGTCTGGCAGGCGACATCATGGGAGATTATTCGTTTGACGAGCCTTTACATGTAGGACAAAGAATAATCTTCGAAGACCAGATCCACTACACGTTTGTCAAAAACACGACGTTTAACGGTATCAAGCTTCCATCTTTGGCAATCTTGAGAAAAGACGGCAGACTCGATATCGTCAAAGAGTTCGGTTACGAGGATTACAGAGACAGACTTTCTTGA
- a CDS encoding diacylglycerol kinase — translation MKPNKPKYTLFKNATYAMEGFIEITKHESSFKLQLLLFVVMNIIAWVIDISFLHSAMLSLSLFIPIIAEVTNSAIERVVDLVTVEHHIMAKRAKDAGATLVLLSLVLTGCIWLVVLLVSFDIV, via the coding sequence ATGAAGCCAAATAAACCGAAATATACACTATTTAAAAATGCGACTTATGCGATGGAGGGTTTTATCGAGATAACAAAGCATGAGAGCTCTTTTAAACTGCAGCTGCTTCTTTTTGTAGTTATGAACATCATCGCATGGGTGATTGATATCAGTTTCCTGCATAGTGCTATGCTTTCACTTTCACTCTTTATTCCGATCATCGCAGAGGTCACGAACAGCGCTATAGAACGTGTTGTCGATCTTGTCACTGTCGAGCATCACATCATGGCAAAACGTGCCAAAGATGCAGGTGCTACGCTTGTTCTACTAAGCCTTGTCCTTACAGGATGTATCTGGCTTGTCGTCCTTTTAGTATCTTTTGATATAGTCTGA
- a CDS encoding DUF6629 family protein, with the protein MYFALINFIFSGLIGIVGIKTLRKVSSPNEVIFASLPLLFAIHEFTQGFVWLGVYGYIEPRALEIAESIFVFYAQGLLQFIVPLAIWMIEPKGVRKDLIAMLMIMGALLSAYTLWGLSFQPTSVTLKNHLLYYVNPTTDQHWVGIIYILTTCGSLILSRNISIQLFGWLNLLGINLVYWTMPYALTSLWCLYAAVVSTVLYLYFVKRRIEFLEMIKRNESQWGKQFDSELERLAERYPNFISKIK; encoded by the coding sequence TTGTACTTTGCTCTCATAAATTTCATCTTCTCAGGCTTAATAGGTATAGTCGGCATCAAGACCCTGCGAAAAGTAAGTTCGCCAAATGAGGTCATATTTGCCAGTCTTCCTCTACTTTTTGCAATACATGAGTTTACTCAAGGCTTTGTCTGGCTTGGAGTTTATGGCTATATAGAGCCAAGAGCACTTGAGATAGCAGAGAGCATCTTTGTATTTTATGCTCAAGGGTTACTGCAGTTTATCGTTCCCTTAGCTATCTGGATGATAGAACCTAAAGGGGTGCGTAAAGACCTTATAGCGATGCTTATGATCATGGGTGCACTGCTTTCTGCATACACTCTGTGGGGTCTTAGCTTTCAGCCGACAAGTGTGACTTTAAAAAATCATCTGCTTTATTACGTAAATCCTACGACGGACCAGCACTGGGTAGGCATCATCTATATACTGACGACCTGCGGTTCTTTGATACTCAGCAGAAACATCTCGATCCAGCTTTTTGGATGGTTGAACCTGCTTGGGATCAATCTTGTGTACTGGACCATGCCGTATGCACTTACATCACTCTGGTGTCTTTATGCCGCAGTCGTAAGCACAGTCTTATACCTCTATTTTGTCAAGCGCCGTATAGAGTTTTTAGAGATGATCAAAAGAAATGAGAGTCAGTGGGGAAAACAGTTCGATAGTGAGCTGGAAAGACTTGCAGAGCGTTATCCAAACTTTATAAGCAAGATAAAATAA
- a CDS encoding saccharopine dehydrogenase family protein, with the protein MATTLIIGAGGVGRVVAHKCVMNKEVFGRIVLASRTLGRCKTIQEELNGAIEITTVDADKTEEVIKLINEVGADIVINVALPYQDLAIMDACIATKTPYLDTANYEHPDEAKFEYKLQWERDEKFKEAGIMGLLGSGFDPGATNVFCAYAQKHYFDEIHTIDILDCNAGDHGYAFATNFNPEINLREVSANGRYWENGEWIETKPLEIMQVWDYPEVGPKDSYLLYHEEMESLVQNIKGLKRIRFFMTFGQSYIKHMEVLQNVGMLGIEPVEHQGMKIVPIEFLKTLLPDPASLGARTKGKTNIGIVAEGIKDGKKRKIYIYQVKDHEECYAETKSQGVSYTTGVPAMIGAKLMLKGIWNGKGVFNMEQMDPDPFMEEMNTQGLPWQVKEL; encoded by the coding sequence ATGGCAACAACATTGATTATAGGCGCTGGCGGAGTAGGCCGCGTCGTAGCACACAAGTGTGTTATGAATAAAGAAGTATTTGGTCGTATCGTGCTTGCGAGTAGAACTCTGGGTAGATGTAAGACGATCCAAGAAGAGTTAAACGGTGCTATCGAGATAACTACGGTCGATGCCGACAAAACAGAAGAAGTAATAAAATTAATCAATGAAGTTGGTGCTGATATCGTTATAAACGTGGCACTGCCATACCAAGACTTGGCTATCATGGACGCATGTATCGCGACTAAGACACCATATCTTGATACTGCTAACTATGAACACCCTGATGAAGCGAAGTTTGAGTATAAACTTCAATGGGAAAGAGACGAGAAGTTCAAAGAAGCCGGGATCATGGGACTTCTTGGTTCAGGGTTTGACCCGGGTGCGACAAACGTGTTTTGTGCATATGCTCAAAAACATTACTTTGACGAGATCCATACGATCGATATCCTTGACTGTAATGCGGGTGATCACGGTTATGCGTTCGCGACAAACTTCAACCCTGAGATTAATCTTCGTGAAGTAAGTGCAAACGGCCGCTACTGGGAAAACGGTGAGTGGATAGAGACAAAACCTTTAGAGATCATGCAGGTCTGGGATTATCCGGAAGTAGGACCGAAAGACTCTTACCTTCTTTACCATGAAGAGATGGAATCTTTGGTTCAAAATATTAAAGGACTTAAACGTATCCGTTTCTTTATGACATTCGGTCAAAGCTATATCAAGCATATGGAAGTTTTACAAAACGTGGGTATGCTTGGGATCGAACCTGTCGAACACCAAGGGATGAAGATCGTGCCTATCGAGTTCTTAAAAACACTGCTTCCTGATCCGGCAAGTCTAGGTGCCCGTACAAAAGGCAAGACAAACATCGGTATCGTCGCAGAGGGTATCAAAGACGGTAAAAAGCGTAAGATCTATATCTATCAGGTAAAAGACCATGAAGAGTGTTACGCAGAGACGAAAAGCCAAGGTGTTTCATACACTACGGGTGTTCCTGCGATGATCGGTGCAAAACTGATGCTAAAAGGTATCTGGAACGGAAAGGGCGTGTTCAATATGGAACAGATGGACCCGGATCCGTTTATGGAAGAGATGAATACTCAAGGTCTTCCATGGCAGGTTAAAGAGCTGTAA
- a CDS encoding patatin-like phospholipase family protein has translation MKEITLALSGGAARGAYHLGVLQFIEENDIEVKAISATSIGAIIGASWLSGVSAKEQLAIFKSKEFKKIFKFNFFRKSIYKIDTDAKILDRLVLKKNIQDLEIPFFVTAVDLNSGQNIYFDSGDIKTLCFASSALVPIFAPVKYNGYRLADGGFIDHIPTQPLRSFPFEIVGVNLHPIYASETEQSIFSYIKRVLYISMYRDSYDAKLNCDIYITSKKLLKYSIFSFSHFDKLFELGYHDAKEKFSSKL, from the coding sequence ATGAAAGAGATAACATTAGCCCTTTCAGGCGGTGCCGCACGCGGTGCTTACCACTTGGGAGTCTTACAGTTCATTGAAGAGAACGATATCGAGGTAAAAGCGATCAGCGCGACATCCATCGGGGCTATCATCGGTGCCAGCTGGCTGAGCGGAGTGAGCGCAAAAGAGCAGCTTGCTATCTTTAAATCAAAAGAGTTCAAAAAGATCTTTAAATTTAATTTCTTTAGAAAATCGATCTATAAGATAGACACGGATGCAAAGATTCTGGACAGACTGGTATTAAAGAAAAACATTCAAGACCTTGAGATCCCGTTTTTTGTGACTGCCGTTGATCTTAACAGCGGACAGAACATCTATTTTGACAGCGGGGATATCAAGACTCTGTGTTTTGCATCGTCAGCGCTTGTACCGATATTCGCACCTGTGAAATACAACGGGTACAGACTGGCTGACGGCGGGTTCATAGATCATATACCGACACAGCCTCTGCGCTCGTTTCCTTTTGAGATAGTTGGGGTCAACCTTCACCCCATATATGCGAGCGAGACAGAACAGAGCATCTTCAGTTACATCAAAAGGGTCCTTTACATCAGCATGTACAGAGACAGTTACGATGCAAAGCTCAACTGCGACATCTATATAACATCCAAAAAGCTGCTCAAGTACAGTATTTTTTCTTTTAGCCATTTTGATAAACTGTTTGAACTTGGGTATCATGATGCTAAAGAGAAATTTAGTTCAAAATTGTAG
- a CDS encoding nuclear transport factor 2 family protein, whose amino-acid sequence MNEELRKPLPPFDMEGAVQKVKMAENAWNLKDAQKISMAYSLDSQWRNRDLFLIGRDEIVSFLKVKFAKEIDYKLCKELWAFTDNKIAVRFAYEWRDKKGQWYRSYGNENWEFDEKGYMQRRIASINDLPINEKERKFLWDTEIRPGDYQSLSEMGL is encoded by the coding sequence ATGAATGAAGAGTTAAGAAAACCGTTGCCTCCATTTGATATGGAAGGGGCTGTACAAAAAGTTAAAATGGCTGAAAACGCTTGGAATCTAAAAGATGCACAAAAAATATCGATGGCTTATTCGTTAGATAGTCAGTGGAGAAACCGTGATCTATTTTTAATCGGTCGAGATGAAATCGTTTCATTTTTAAAAGTGAAGTTTGCAAAAGAAATTGATTACAAGTTATGTAAAGAACTATGGGCATTTACAGATAATAAAATAGCCGTAAGATTTGCCTATGAATGGCGTGATAAGAAAGGGCAATGGTATAGAAGCTATGGTAATGAGAACTGGGAGTTTGATGAGAAAGGCTACATGCAAAGGCGTATAGCGAGTATCAATGACTTGCCGATAAACGAAAAGGAAAGAAAATTTCTTTGGGACACAGAAATACGACCTGGTGACTATCAATCATTGAGTGAGATGGGATTATAG